One stretch of Phocoena phocoena chromosome 10, mPhoPho1.1, whole genome shotgun sequence DNA includes these proteins:
- the TMPPE gene encoding transmembrane protein with metallophosphoesterase domain, with product MAIFRQLSLGAKAALAAGTVFVSMVISRSYLAESLELRAWRWLFRLQLALFANSLMLLGSLYIWRSTVSNLSHSPAAESACFQLWKLAVVAFLALAHSSFFTMIFLVAEEPYLFSLTAYSCLGAYIIMVCFLCTLSGMEQAYQLLALRAGRVVGSLDKTRKLALRPALAVLVSAVLSVVGLLNAAQPPAVKTVEVPIHWLPASMDNLKIALLSDIHLGPTVGRTKMEMFVKMVNTLGPDVTVIVGDLCDAEASVLRTAVAPLGQLRSRLGTYFVTGNHEYYTSDVSNWFALLESLNVTPLHNQNVKISATRAQPGGGEDDDWICLAGVDDIEADILHYSGHGMDLEKALGGCSPDHTTILLAHQPLAAKRALQARPDINLILSGHTHAGQIFPLNVAAYLLNPFFAGLYQVAQTTFVYVSPGTAYYGIPMRLGSRAEITELVLQRVP from the coding sequence ATGGCGATCTTCAGGCAGCTGTCCCTGGGCGCAAAGGCCGCCCTGGCAGCCGGCACTGTCTTCGTGTCCATGGTCATCTCCCGCTCCTACCTGGCGGAGAGCCTCGAGCTCAGGGCCTGGCGGTGGCTGTTCCGCCTGCAGCTCGCCCTGTTTGCCAACTCACTCATGCTCCTCGGTTCCCTCTACATCTGGCGAAGCACTGTCAGCAACCTCAGCCACTCCCCTGCTGCAGAGTCGGCCTGTTTCCAGCTTTGGAAGTTGGCCGTTGTGGCCTTCCTGGCCCTGGCCCATTCCAGTTTCTTCACCATGATCTTTCTAGTAGCCGAGGAGCCCTATCTCTTTTCCCTGACGGCCTACTCCTGCCTCGGGGCATACATCATCATGGTCTGCTTCCTCTGTACCCTCAGTGGCATGGAGCAGGCCTACCAGCTCCTGGCCTTGCGCGCCGGCAGGGTGGTGGGCAGCCTTGACAAGACAAGGAAGCTGGCACTCAGGCCAGCGCTGGCGGTGCTGGTGTCCGCCGTGCTCAGTGTGGTAGGGCTGCTGAATGCTGCCCAGCCCCCGGCTGTGAAAACCGTGGAGGTGCCCATCCATTGGCTGCCCGCCTCCATGGACAACCTCAAGATCGCGCTGCTCTCCGACATCCACTTGGGCCCCACGGTGGGCAGGACCAAGATGGAGATGTTCGTGAAGATGGTGAACACGCTGGGACCGGATGTCACAGTGATTGTGGGTGACCTGTGCGATGCCGAAGCCTCTGTCCTCCGGACAGCCGTCGCTCCTCTGGGCCAGCTTCGTTCACGCCTCGGCACCTACTTCGTCACGGGGAATCACGAGTACTACACATCAGATGTCAGCAACTGGTTTGCGCTGCTGGAATCCCTGAACGTCACGCCCCTTCACAATCAGAACGTGAAGATTTCTGCCACCCGGGCCCAGCCTGGCGGGGGTGAGGATGATGACTGGATCTGCTTGGCCGGGGTGGACGACATCGAAGCAGACATCCTGCACTACTCTGGCCACGGCATGGATCTCGAGAAGGCTCTGGGGGGCTGCAGCCCGGACCACACCACCATCTTGCTAGCTCATCAGCCCCTGGCTGCCAAGAGAGCTCTCCAGGCTCGGCCAGATATCAACTTGATCCTTTCTGGGCACACTCACGCTGGGCAGATCTTTCCCTTGAATGTGGCAGCCTATCTCCTGAACCCCTTCTTTGCTGGTCTGTACCAAGTGGCCCAGACTACATTTGTTTATGTGAGCCCAGGCACGGCCTACTATGGGATACCCATGCGACTGGGCAGCAGGGCGGAGATTACAGAGCTCGTCCTGCAGCGGGTTCCCTGA